From one Lactiplantibacillus paraplantarum genomic stretch:
- a CDS encoding FAD-dependent oxidoreductase: MKVIVVGSSHGGYETVRGILAAQPDTEIQWYEKGDFLSFLSCGMQLYLEGTVKDVNAVSYATPAGMQAQGVHVFVNSEISKVDPASHSVHVIDHATGDERDEAYDKLVLSVGAVPFDLPVPGHDLANIYAMRGRDWAIKLKAKTVDPSVKNVVVIGSGYIGIEAAEVFAKAGMHVTVIDLLPRLLSLYLDQEFTDILTKTMADHGIYAAVGQGIKAYEGVDDHVTKVVTDQGEYPADLVVTAAGIRPATGFLKDVVDLDDHGLIKINDHLQTSDTDIYAVGDATLVPFAPTGKDNRIALATNARRQGRIAAKNLLGENVPMPAVSGSSALSVFDYHFASTGVKEGTADKLGVKTASVLVTDTIRPKFVSEDAGNTKVWFKLTFDPTDGHVLGAQIMSKYDVTANINAISVAIQAKLTVADLAYTDFFFQPGFDRPWNIINVAAQKAAATLN, encoded by the coding sequence AACCAGATACGGAAATTCAATGGTACGAAAAAGGCGATTTTCTGTCATTCCTCTCATGCGGGATGCAGTTATACCTCGAAGGTACCGTTAAAGATGTTAACGCCGTCAGCTATGCCACGCCTGCTGGAATGCAAGCGCAAGGCGTTCACGTCTTTGTAAATAGTGAAATTAGTAAGGTCGACCCTGCTAGTCACAGTGTTCACGTTATTGATCACGCCACTGGTGACGAACGTGATGAAGCTTATGACAAGCTAGTCCTAAGTGTCGGCGCAGTACCATTTGACCTACCAGTACCCGGCCATGACTTAGCCAACATCTACGCGATGCGTGGTCGCGACTGGGCCATCAAATTAAAGGCCAAGACCGTTGACCCCAGCGTTAAAAATGTGGTTGTCATTGGCTCCGGTTATATCGGTATCGAAGCGGCTGAAGTCTTTGCTAAGGCCGGCATGCACGTCACGGTTATCGACTTATTACCACGTTTACTCAGCCTTTATCTTGATCAAGAATTCACGGATATCTTAACTAAGACGATGGCCGATCACGGCATCTATGCCGCCGTTGGCCAAGGTATTAAAGCGTATGAAGGCGTTGATGACCACGTCACCAAAGTGGTGACCGACCAAGGCGAATATCCAGCTGATCTAGTCGTAACCGCCGCCGGAATTCGGCCAGCAACTGGCTTCTTGAAGGACGTTGTCGACTTGGATGATCACGGTTTGATCAAGATCAACGACCACCTCCAAACGAGTGACACTGACATTTACGCCGTCGGGGACGCGACCTTAGTCCCATTTGCCCCTACTGGCAAGGATAACCGCATTGCGTTAGCCACTAACGCTCGTCGGCAAGGTCGGATTGCCGCTAAGAACTTACTTGGCGAAAACGTCCCAATGCCCGCCGTTTCTGGTTCATCCGCACTTTCCGTCTTTGACTATCACTTTGCTTCCACTGGTGTTAAAGAAGGTACCGCTGATAAACTGGGCGTCAAGACAGCATCCGTGTTAGTCACCGATACCATTCGGCCTAAATTTGTCTCTGAAGACGCTGGCAACACCAAAGTTTGGTTCAAACTAACCTTTGACCCAACTGACGGTCACGTGCTTGGTGCGCAAATCATGTCGAAGTACGATGTCACAGCTAACATCAACGCCATCTCAGTGGCTATTCAAGCTAAACTGACTGTTGCTGACTTAGCTTACACGGACTTCTTCTTCCAACCAGGCTTCGATCGTCCTTGGAACATTATCAACGTCGCCGCCCAAAAAGCAGCCGCAACCTTAAACTGA
- a CDS encoding NAD(P)-dependent oxidoreductase, producing MMKLGWIGTGVMGAAIVRNLMAAGYDMTVYNRTKSKADALVAAGATWADTPAAVAQMSDVVFTMVGFPQDVDQVYFGNHGIFSGLAAGKTVIDMTTSQPKLAVKIATYAREHAMHALDAPVSGGDIGAQNATLTVMVGGDTATYETMLPLFNVLGHKVNHFGDAGTGQHAKMANQIMIAGTMTGLTEMLLYTKAAGLDPEKVLATLSSGGADNWSMDNYVPRILKDDYTPGFFARHFLKDLRIALSEADAMGLNLVATAQAKRLYEVMVDVKGLGDQGTQGLINIY from the coding sequence ATGATGAAATTAGGTTGGATTGGTACCGGCGTCATGGGGGCAGCGATTGTCCGCAATCTGATGGCAGCTGGCTATGATATGACGGTTTATAATCGGACAAAAAGTAAGGCGGATGCGTTAGTTGCGGCGGGGGCCACTTGGGCGGATACGCCGGCTGCCGTGGCACAAATGAGTGACGTGGTCTTCACCATGGTTGGGTTTCCACAGGACGTTGACCAAGTTTATTTTGGCAATCACGGGATTTTCAGCGGCTTGGCTGCTGGAAAAACAGTGATTGACATGACGACGAGCCAACCCAAGTTAGCCGTTAAAATTGCGACTTACGCGCGTGAACACGCCATGCATGCTTTGGATGCGCCCGTGTCCGGTGGTGATATTGGTGCTCAAAACGCCACCTTGACAGTGATGGTTGGTGGCGATACCGCTACTTACGAGACGATGTTACCGTTATTCAACGTTCTTGGTCACAAGGTCAATCATTTTGGGGATGCTGGTACCGGCCAACACGCTAAGATGGCCAATCAGATCATGATTGCAGGGACGATGACTGGCTTAACTGAAATGTTATTGTATACCAAGGCAGCCGGTCTTGATCCGGAAAAAGTCTTGGCAACGTTATCCAGCGGTGGTGCCGATAACTGGAGCATGGATAATTACGTGCCCCGGATTTTGAAGGACGATTACACGCCGGGCTTCTTTGCCCGCCATTTTCTTAAAGATTTGCGGATTGCTTTGAGTGAGGCGGATGCGATGGGACTTAATCTGGTTGCGACGGCGCAGGCTAAACGACTTTATGAAGTAATGGTCGATGTCAAAGGCTTGGGTGATCAAGGCACTCAGGGCTTGATTAATATTTATTAG
- a CDS encoding TerC family protein → MLHLIEQLYGPFFSATNWGNVITSANDWLIILSLAIIECLLSVDNAVVLAAQTQSLDNLQEREKSLFYGLWGAYVFRFLIIGIGTYLISFWEIKVLGAAYLVYLVYRYFSQPKNGAAVAQKPKKQRRFFGLSNFWSVVIQIEMMDIIFSIDSVLASLAISDNPVIVLIGGMIGIACMRGIAEVIMRLMRKIPELETMAYCLIVLIAIKLFISIPAIGWDIPATAFGGIVLVAFMITLLIHFWRRLRNEQRVEGKVRK, encoded by the coding sequence TTGTTACATTTAATCGAACAGTTGTATGGACCCTTCTTCAGCGCAACTAACTGGGGCAACGTGATAACATCTGCTAATGATTGGTTGATTATTTTATCATTAGCGATTATTGAATGTTTGCTCTCAGTTGATAACGCCGTCGTCTTGGCAGCGCAAACACAGAGTTTAGATAATTTACAAGAACGCGAAAAATCGTTATTCTATGGCTTATGGGGGGCCTACGTGTTTCGATTCTTGATTATTGGAATCGGGACGTATTTAATTAGTTTTTGGGAGATTAAGGTGTTAGGTGCGGCTTACCTAGTGTACTTGGTTTATCGGTATTTTAGTCAGCCGAAAAATGGGGCTGCGGTGGCACAGAAACCGAAGAAACAACGACGTTTCTTTGGCTTGAGTAATTTTTGGTCAGTTGTGATTCAGATTGAAATGATGGATATTATTTTTTCAATTGATTCGGTATTAGCTTCATTAGCCATTTCTGATAATCCAGTCATCGTCTTGATTGGTGGCATGATTGGGATTGCTTGCATGCGCGGGATTGCTGAAGTAATCATGCGATTAATGCGTAAGATTCCTGAACTGGAAACGATGGCATACTGCTTGATTGTTTTGATTGCCATTAAATTATTTATTTCGATTCCTGCCATTGGTTGGGATATTCCCGCGACGGCCTTTGGTGGTATCGTATTAGTAGCATTTATGATCACGCTCCTGATTCATTTTTGGCGACGTCTCCGCAATGAACAGCGCGTAGAAGGAAAGGTGCGTAAATGA
- a CDS encoding sugar O-acetyltransferase has protein sequence MSELAKLTAGEWYQFKDAEVAAQKARAAQLCQEFNQIDATDPDAQTVKMQAILGSYGRNLSVQANFNCDNGRNIHVGDNFLSNYNLTILDIAPVRIGDNVMIGPNVDIYTVNHPLTARGRRANLAQGHPVTIGDDVWIGGRVVITPGVTIGNNVVVAAGAVVTHDVPDNVLVAGVPAKVIRTLE, from the coding sequence ATGTCAGAATTAGCAAAATTAACCGCTGGTGAGTGGTACCAATTTAAGGACGCTGAGGTGGCTGCACAAAAGGCGCGCGCGGCCCAATTATGTCAAGAATTCAATCAGATTGATGCGACGGATCCTGATGCGCAAACTGTCAAGATGCAAGCAATTTTAGGTAGCTATGGCCGCAATCTTTCTGTGCAAGCTAATTTTAATTGCGATAATGGTCGTAATATTCACGTTGGCGATAATTTTCTCAGCAATTATAATTTAACGATTTTGGATATTGCGCCGGTTCGGATTGGCGATAACGTAATGATTGGTCCGAATGTCGATATTTATACGGTCAATCATCCGTTAACGGCACGTGGCCGACGTGCTAACCTTGCACAAGGGCATCCAGTCACGATTGGTGATGATGTCTGGATTGGTGGTAGAGTGGTAATTACCCCCGGCGTGACAATTGGTAATAATGTCGTGGTCGCTGCGGGAGCGGTCGTGACACATGATGTGCCAGATAATGTATTAGTGGCCGGTGTGCCAGCTAAAGTCATCCGGACATTAGAATGA
- the hisC gene encoding histidinol-phosphate transaminase has product MKASIKRLKPYVPEKPLATLQAELGVAKLVRLSANENPYGTSPAVAEAVKNWDFAQSNRYPDAEAAVLRQAVAAQQQIDPASIVFSVGLDEMIVMLSRTFLAPDDQVLVSTPTFSEYGLHAEIEGAKLVSVPTLSNDHVDFTSLLRAITPQVKMVWLCNPNNPTGTVESLASIEAFIQQVPTDTMVLIDEAYIDFVPAASQVTAMQLPAKYANVAVMRTFSKAYGLANFRVGYAVFNLQYASTMQTIRLPYNVNSLAQVAALAAINDADFVQTIVQKNATERTKWLTFLDEQGLTYDQSGANFIFFNYPAADRLADYLRQHGYLIRTGLRPGWLRVTIGTADDNRQVQQLMREFKA; this is encoded by the coding sequence ATGAAGGCTAGTATTAAACGGTTAAAGCCGTATGTGCCAGAGAAACCCCTGGCGACTTTGCAAGCAGAATTGGGCGTCGCCAAATTAGTCCGGTTGTCAGCCAATGAAAATCCGTATGGCACTTCACCAGCAGTGGCCGAAGCCGTCAAAAATTGGGATTTTGCTCAAAGCAATCGTTATCCAGATGCTGAGGCGGCGGTGTTACGGCAAGCAGTTGCAGCGCAACAACAGATTGATCCAGCCAGTATTGTCTTTAGCGTTGGCCTTGACGAGATGATTGTGATGCTATCACGAACATTTTTAGCTCCCGATGATCAAGTGTTGGTCTCGACACCGACGTTTTCTGAATACGGGTTACACGCTGAAATCGAGGGTGCTAAACTAGTCAGTGTGCCAACATTGTCGAATGACCACGTTGATTTTACTAGTTTGCTGCGTGCAATTACCCCTCAGGTGAAAATGGTCTGGTTATGTAATCCGAATAATCCGACTGGAACAGTTGAATCGCTGGCAAGTATTGAAGCTTTCATTCAGCAAGTCCCAACTGACACGATGGTCTTAATTGATGAAGCCTATATTGATTTTGTCCCGGCTGCGTCGCAGGTCACTGCCATGCAATTACCTGCTAAGTATGCGAACGTGGCCGTCATGCGCACCTTCTCAAAAGCATATGGTTTGGCTAATTTCCGGGTCGGTTATGCGGTCTTCAACTTGCAGTATGCGTCAACGATGCAAACGATTCGGTTGCCTTATAACGTAAATTCATTAGCACAAGTGGCGGCCTTGGCAGCGATTAACGACGCTGATTTTGTTCAAACTATTGTTCAAAAAAACGCAACCGAGCGTACTAAATGGTTAACATTCTTGGATGAGCAAGGCCTGACGTATGATCAGTCGGGGGCCAACTTTATTTTCTTCAATTATCCCGCAGCAGACCGACTAGCCGATTACTTACGCCAGCATGGTTATTTAATCAGAACTGGCTTACGACCGGGCTGGTTACGAGTAACCATTGGTACTGCTGACGATAATCGGCAGGTCCAACAATTGATGCGCGAGTTTAAAGCTTAA
- the hisE gene encoding phosphoribosyl-ATP diphosphatase, translating into MQNMEELYELIKQRKATPKKGSYTDYLFTKGLDKILKKVGEESTEVIVAAKNPGDDELTYETADLLYHVLVLLVERGVSFDQIKQELAKREGKMSDYKDRPEINNL; encoded by the coding sequence ATGCAAAATATGGAAGAATTATATGAACTGATCAAACAACGGAAAGCAACGCCTAAGAAGGGCTCCTATACGGATTATTTATTCACTAAGGGGCTCGATAAGATTTTAAAGAAGGTCGGCGAGGAATCGACTGAAGTCATTGTGGCGGCCAAAAACCCTGGTGATGATGAATTGACTTATGAGACGGCAGACTTGTTGTATCACGTTTTAGTGCTATTGGTCGAACGTGGTGTTAGCTTTGACCAGATCAAGCAAGAATTGGCTAAACGTGAGGGCAAGATGAGTGACTACAAGGATCGACCTGAAATCAATAATTTATAG
- the hisI gene encoding phosphoribosyl-AMP cyclohydrolase yields MTPDFEKGDGLLTTVVTDSDTKDVLMVAWMNAESYHRTVTSGQTWFWSRSRQELWHKGATSGNLQDVVSMTLDCDQDTLLVTVHPHGPACHTGHTSCFFNPVELENEG; encoded by the coding sequence ATGACACCAGATTTTGAGAAGGGCGATGGCTTGCTGACAACGGTCGTCACTGATTCGGATACGAAGGATGTCTTGATGGTTGCGTGGATGAATGCTGAAAGTTATCACCGAACAGTGACGTCAGGCCAAACGTGGTTCTGGTCACGGTCACGGCAAGAATTATGGCACAAAGGCGCTACGAGCGGTAACTTGCAAGATGTCGTCAGTATGACGTTGGATTGTGACCAAGATACTTTATTGGTCACAGTTCACCCACACGGTCCCGCTTGCCATACGGGACATACGAGTTGTTTCTTTAACCCGGTTGAACTAGAAAATGAAGGCTGA
- the hisF gene encoding imidazole glycerol phosphate synthase subunit HisF, with amino-acid sequence MLAKRIIPCLDVADGRVKKGVNFVNLTDVGDPVAIAAAYQQQGADELVFLDIAATNEHRETMATMVEQVSAQVFMPLTIGGGISSVADMQRILRAGADKTAINSAAVANPELIRAGAEKFGNQCIVVAIDAAWDSSTQQYRVYTHGGQQATDLDAIAWAKQAVALGAGELLVTSMDRDGTKAGFDTKLYQALGAAVNVPIIASGGAGNLQDFVDVFRTTPIDGALAASVFHFGELTIADVKTRLRERGVGVR; translated from the coding sequence ATGTTAGCAAAACGGATTATTCCTTGTCTGGACGTTGCCGATGGCCGAGTCAAGAAAGGTGTTAACTTTGTGAATTTGACTGATGTTGGTGACCCAGTTGCGATTGCAGCGGCTTATCAACAACAGGGTGCTGATGAATTAGTCTTTTTAGATATTGCGGCCACCAATGAGCACCGTGAGACTATGGCGACAATGGTTGAGCAGGTCTCAGCTCAGGTTTTCATGCCACTGACGATTGGTGGTGGCATTAGTAGTGTCGCGGATATGCAACGGATTCTACGAGCAGGCGCTGACAAGACGGCCATCAATTCTGCGGCAGTGGCCAATCCGGAACTGATTCGTGCTGGGGCCGAGAAGTTTGGCAATCAGTGCATAGTCGTTGCCATTGATGCGGCGTGGGATTCATCCACACAACAATATCGTGTTTATACGCATGGTGGTCAACAAGCGACTGACCTAGATGCGATTGCTTGGGCAAAACAGGCCGTGGCATTAGGAGCGGGCGAGCTATTGGTGACGAGTATGGACCGTGATGGCACGAAGGCGGGGTTTGATACGAAGTTGTATCAGGCGCTGGGAGCAGCCGTTAACGTACCCATTATTGCCAGCGGTGGTGCGGGTAACTTACAAGACTTTGTGGATGTTTTTAGGACAACCCCGATTGATGGTGCATTGGCGGCTTCCGTCTTCCACTTTGGCGAGTTGACGATTGCGGATGTTAAAACGAGATTACGCGAGCGAGGAGTGGGTGTACGATGA
- the hisA gene encoding 1-(5-phosphoribosyl)-5-[(5-phosphoribosylamino)methylideneamino]imidazole-4-carboxamide isomerase, which translates to MIFPAIDLRAGQSVRLYQGDFKQATLINSDPVVQAQQINAAGLQQLHMVDLDGAKSGRPENLATITAIRQAFTGTIELGGGIRTYELATDYLKLGIDRLILGSVALTDPQLVKQLLSEFGGERIVIGLDGTNGYVAIKGWLEQSQTKMSTLMKTMTASGAKHFIVTDVARDGTMQGPNLALYQELQAQVPTANLIASGGVRNLTDVQVLQASGFKDVIIGKALAEGGVTLAELAGVTKC; encoded by the coding sequence ATGATTTTTCCAGCAATTGATTTACGGGCCGGTCAGAGTGTCCGGCTCTACCAAGGTGATTTTAAACAAGCAACGTTAATCAATTCTGACCCTGTCGTTCAAGCCCAACAAATTAATGCGGCGGGCCTGCAGCAACTACACATGGTTGATTTAGACGGGGCCAAGTCTGGTCGTCCTGAAAACTTAGCGACGATTACGGCGATTCGGCAGGCGTTTACCGGTACGATTGAGCTTGGCGGTGGCATTCGCACTTACGAGCTTGCGACTGATTATCTCAAATTGGGGATTGACCGCTTGATTCTAGGGTCGGTTGCGTTGACTGATCCACAACTGGTTAAACAGTTGCTAAGTGAGTTTGGTGGCGAACGAATCGTGATTGGGTTGGACGGAACCAACGGCTATGTGGCAATTAAAGGCTGGTTGGAGCAGTCGCAGACCAAGATGAGTACGTTAATGAAGACGATGACCGCAAGTGGTGCCAAGCATTTTATCGTGACGGACGTTGCGCGTGATGGCACGATGCAGGGGCCGAACCTCGCGTTGTATCAAGAATTACAAGCCCAAGTGCCCACGGCCAACTTGATTGCCAGTGGTGGCGTTCGAAATTTGACCGATGTTCAAGTCTTACAAGCTAGTGGGTTTAAAGATGTCATTATTGGTAAAGCCTTAGCTGAAGGCGGCGTGACACTGGCTGAGTTGGCGGGGGTGACTAAATGTTAG
- the hisH gene encoding imidazole glycerol phosphate synthase subunit HisH, whose protein sequence is MFAIVDYDTGNTRNLKKAFDYLQVPTVLTADPQQLAVADAIILPGVGAFAAAMAALKERRLVSVLQTLAQNGKPILGICLGMQLLFESSSEYGEHSGLGLLSGHVTALPTDLNVKVPQMGWNQNELQRSDSPFASIDAAYTYFVHSYYAVCPAAEIVATVQHGVQVPSIVQRQNVIGMQFHPEKSGQVGLKQLAAFKEMVSANDFSSN, encoded by the coding sequence ATGTTTGCGATCGTCGATTATGATACGGGCAATACTCGTAATCTGAAGAAAGCTTTTGACTACCTGCAAGTGCCAACCGTTTTAACGGCTGACCCGCAACAATTAGCGGTCGCCGATGCGATCATTTTACCCGGCGTAGGGGCTTTCGCAGCGGCGATGGCTGCTTTGAAAGAACGACGACTAGTTAGCGTATTACAGACATTAGCGCAGAATGGTAAGCCCATTTTGGGGATTTGTCTGGGTATGCAACTGTTGTTTGAGAGTAGCTCAGAATACGGTGAGCATTCGGGTCTGGGGTTGTTAAGCGGCCACGTTACTGCTCTGCCAACGGACTTGAATGTCAAAGTCCCACAGATGGGTTGGAATCAGAATGAACTCCAGCGTTCTGACAGTCCCTTTGCCAGTATTGACGCAGCTTATACTTACTTCGTTCATTCGTACTACGCGGTTTGCCCGGCAGCAGAAATTGTGGCGACGGTCCAACACGGCGTCCAGGTCCCAAGTATCGTCCAGCGGCAAAATGTGATTGGCATGCAGTTTCACCCGGAAAAGAGTGGGCAAGTCGGACTGAAACAACTAGCAGCTTTTAAGGAAATGGTGAGTGCAAATGATTTTTCCAGCAATTGA
- the hisB gene encoding imidazoleglycerol-phosphate dehydratase HisB has product MRQATIKRETKETQIEISLNLDEQSGIEIDTGIGFLNHMLNLFAKHGRFGLVVKCHGDLDVDPHHTTEDTGIVLGECFKQALGDKQGIERYGTEFVPMDETLGQVSVDLSGRSYLVFDAELTNPRLGGLDTETVEDFFQAVAFAAEMNLHARILYGRNTHHKVESLFKAFGRAMRAAVTINPDIQGVNSTKGVI; this is encoded by the coding sequence ATGCGACAAGCAACGATTAAACGTGAAACGAAAGAAACCCAGATTGAAATCAGTTTGAATTTAGATGAGCAGAGTGGTATCGAAATTGATACCGGAATTGGTTTTTTGAACCACATGTTGAACTTATTTGCGAAGCACGGGCGCTTCGGGCTGGTCGTGAAGTGTCATGGCGACCTCGACGTTGACCCGCACCACACGACTGAAGATACGGGAATCGTGCTTGGTGAATGCTTTAAGCAGGCGCTGGGTGATAAGCAGGGAATTGAACGGTACGGGACGGAATTTGTCCCCATGGATGAAACGTTGGGGCAAGTCAGTGTCGATTTAAGTGGGCGTTCTTACTTAGTCTTTGATGCTGAACTCACTAACCCGCGGCTCGGTGGGTTGGATACTGAAACAGTTGAGGATTTCTTCCAGGCTGTCGCTTTCGCTGCCGAAATGAATTTGCATGCACGGATCCTGTACGGCCGTAATACCCATCACAAAGTTGAAAGTTTGTTCAAAGCGTTCGGACGGGCAATGCGGGCGGCCGTCACGATCAATCCTGATATTCAGGGGGTCAACTCCACGAAAGGTGTGATTTAA
- the hisD gene encoding histidinol dehydrogenase gives MKIINKDLASLKRLVQTKTQQLTDLKVESAVRDIIANVIEKGDAAVKAYEAQFDNVDVTDFKLSQAVIDDAYANLDPQVKDALLLAKRNITSFHEKEKATGFIDAEQPGVLRGQKLLPLKRVGLYVPGGTAAYPSTLLMSALPAKIAGVSEVIMVTPPQVDGINPAVLAAAKIAGVDAIYQVGGAQAIAALAYGTESIPAVDKIIGPGNVFVATAKKQVFGQVAIDMVAGPSEIGILADDSADPRQLAADLLSQAEHDQRARPILITDSADLAQAVSDNVTSQLKVLPREAIATEAVNEKGFIAVVAKVEEMFDLMNTVAPEHLEVQLKNPTQYLNLIKNAGSVFLGRYASEPLGDYVAGPNHILPTSGTARFSSPLGVYDFVKRTSFIQYTKDALAKEAPAITTLARVEGLEGHARAIESRFDTYYD, from the coding sequence ATGAAAATTATTAATAAAGATTTAGCTAGTTTAAAACGCTTAGTTCAAACTAAGACCCAGCAATTGACAGACCTGAAAGTTGAATCAGCCGTGCGAGATATCATCGCTAACGTCATTGAAAAGGGAGATGCGGCCGTTAAAGCCTATGAAGCACAATTCGATAACGTCGATGTGACGGATTTTAAATTGTCACAAGCGGTGATTGACGACGCTTATGCGAACTTAGATCCCCAAGTAAAGGACGCCTTGTTGTTAGCAAAGCGTAATATCACGAGTTTTCACGAAAAAGAAAAGGCGACGGGGTTCATTGATGCGGAACAACCTGGGGTCCTTCGCGGGCAAAAACTGTTACCGCTCAAGCGGGTCGGATTATACGTTCCCGGTGGCACGGCCGCGTATCCGTCAACGTTACTGATGAGTGCGTTGCCTGCTAAAATCGCTGGTGTCAGCGAAGTCATTATGGTCACACCCCCGCAAGTAGATGGTATCAATCCGGCAGTGTTGGCCGCAGCCAAAATCGCTGGCGTCGACGCCATTTATCAGGTCGGTGGTGCTCAAGCGATTGCTGCTTTAGCTTATGGGACGGAATCAATTCCAGCAGTTGACAAGATTATTGGTCCCGGCAACGTCTTTGTGGCTACTGCGAAAAAACAAGTCTTTGGTCAGGTAGCAATCGACATGGTCGCCGGTCCGTCAGAAATTGGGATTTTAGCGGATGATTCCGCCGATCCACGTCAATTAGCGGCTGACTTACTGAGCCAGGCTGAACATGATCAGCGTGCTCGACCAATCTTGATTACGGATAGTGCCGATCTGGCGCAGGCCGTTAGTGACAACGTGACGTCGCAGTTGAAAGTTTTACCACGAGAAGCGATTGCCACGGAAGCGGTCAACGAAAAAGGGTTCATTGCCGTTGTTGCGAAAGTTGAAGAAATGTTTGACTTGATGAACACGGTGGCACCAGAACACTTGGAAGTACAACTGAAAAATCCCACTCAATATTTGAATTTAATCAAAAATGCAGGATCCGTCTTCCTAGGGCGCTACGCTTCCGAGCCACTTGGCGACTACGTGGCAGGCCCGAACCACATCTTACCAACAAGTGGCACGGCGCGGTTCTCATCACCACTTGGCGTCTATGATTTCGTTAAGCGGACGTCCTTTATTCAGTACACCAAGGATGCGTTGGCAAAAGAAGCCCCAGCGATTACCACGTTGGCGCGGGTCGAAGGTCTGGAAGGCCACGCACGGGCGATTGAGAGCCGTTTCGACACTTACTATGATTAA
- the hisG gene encoding ATP phosphoribosyltransferase produces MTETRLKIALTKGRVEQQVLPLLEQAGLDCTQVRNKQRRLIFDSETQPYEFILAKGPDVTTFLERGAADIGIVGSDILTEHESTQYELLDLGVGQCQFVLASTADFDPVAPRRKIIGTKYPLITQRYFDRLGQDVEIIKIEGSVELAPLTGLADAIVDITETGTTIRENHLQIYDYLQPVSTRLVVNRLALKQQQTAIFDLVDRLAAVINMNNPKEFV; encoded by the coding sequence ATGACTGAAACACGATTGAAGATTGCTTTGACTAAGGGGCGCGTGGAACAACAAGTGCTGCCATTACTTGAACAGGCTGGGTTGGATTGTACCCAAGTTCGTAACAAGCAACGTCGCTTGATTTTTGATTCTGAGACGCAGCCCTATGAGTTTATCTTGGCAAAGGGTCCTGATGTGACGACCTTTCTCGAACGAGGTGCTGCCGATATCGGAATCGTTGGGAGTGATATTCTGACGGAACACGAGAGTACCCAATACGAACTTTTAGACTTGGGCGTTGGCCAGTGCCAATTCGTACTTGCTTCCACTGCTGACTTTGATCCGGTTGCACCACGACGGAAAATTATTGGGACTAAGTACCCGCTGATTACCCAACGCTATTTTGATCGTTTGGGTCAAGACGTTGAAATCATCAAGATTGAGGGGTCAGTTGAATTGGCCCCGTTGACCGGGCTAGCCGATGCCATTGTGGATATTACTGAGACCGGAACCACGATTCGGGAGAATCATTTACAGATTTATGACTATCTACAACCTGTGTCGACGCGGTTAGTAGTCAACCGGTTGGCTTTAAAACAACAGCAAACCGCCATCTTTGATTTAGTTGACCGGTTAGCCGCAGTTATCAATATGAATAATCCAAAGGAGTTTGTCTAA